A single region of the Candidatus Protochlamydia amoebophila UWE25 genome encodes:
- the folK gene encoding 2-amino-4-hydroxy-6-hydroxymethyldihydropteridine diphosphokinase encodes MQIVYLGIGGNQEETLKAIEKALNELALFSEEALEISKLYKTSPVGDKNQNNFTNLVCRLHTSFDPKLLLKKIELLEKKIGKTPKPKWASRLIDIDILFYGNIIYSDEALQIPHPHWQERLFVLIPLLDLTPTISIREGEQSKNYDLRVMIQNLTFDTSDWVIPLNDSNT; translated from the coding sequence TTGCAAATCGTTTATTTAGGAATTGGGGGCAATCAAGAGGAAACTTTAAAAGCCATAGAAAAAGCTCTTAATGAACTTGCTCTATTTTCAGAAGAAGCCCTTGAAATTTCGAAATTATATAAAACCTCACCCGTTGGAGATAAAAATCAAAACAATTTCACTAATTTAGTTTGCCGATTGCACACTTCATTTGATCCGAAGCTTTTACTAAAAAAAATTGAATTGCTTGAAAAGAAAATAGGTAAAACACCTAAACCGAAGTGGGCTTCCCGCCTCATTGATATCGATATCCTTTTTTATGGAAATATCATTTATTCTGATGAAGCATTGCAAATTCCTCATCCACATTGGCAAGAAAGATTATTTGTTTTGATTCCTCTGCTGGATTTAACTCCAACAATTTCTATTCGTGAAGGTGAACAATCGAAAAATTACGATTTGAGAGTAATGATACAAAATCTCACATTTGATACCTCAGATTGGGTAATTCCATTAAACGATTCTAATACTTAA
- the kdsA gene encoding 3-deoxy-8-phosphooctulonate synthase: MRRIVVKDFAIGPKEPLVIMSGPCVIESETHCLKAAETLKNMFEKYNVSLIFKSSYDKANRSAYDSFRGPGLEEGLRILERIQKEFGLAVVTDVHSPQEATTAGSVCEIIQIPAFLCRQTDLILAAAQTGAIVSIKKGQFLAPWDMENVIRKMESGGNSNIILVDRGTTFGYNNLISDMRGIPIMQELGYPVCFDATHSVQKPGGLGSKSGGDREFIPILAKAALAAGANCLFIESHPNPSEAKSDAASVMDFKDLDQLLPQFKELYELIQKQGK, from the coding sequence ATGCGTCGAATTGTTGTTAAAGATTTTGCGATAGGTCCTAAAGAACCTCTCGTTATCATGTCTGGTCCTTGTGTAATCGAAAGCGAAACGCACTGCTTAAAAGCTGCAGAAACGCTGAAAAATATGTTTGAAAAATATAACGTTTCTCTAATTTTTAAATCTAGCTACGATAAGGCTAATCGATCTGCGTATGATTCTTTTAGAGGACCCGGTCTAGAAGAAGGTCTTCGTATTTTAGAACGTATACAAAAAGAGTTCGGTTTAGCAGTCGTTACAGATGTTCATTCCCCTCAAGAAGCAACTACTGCTGGTTCAGTTTGTGAAATAATTCAAATTCCAGCTTTTTTGTGTAGACAAACAGATCTTATTTTAGCTGCAGCCCAAACAGGAGCGATTGTTAGTATTAAAAAAGGGCAATTTTTAGCTCCTTGGGATATGGAAAATGTCATCAGAAAAATGGAATCCGGTGGAAATTCTAATATTATCTTAGTCGATCGCGGAACAACTTTTGGTTATAATAATCTTATCAGTGATATGCGAGGGATTCCAATTATGCAAGAATTGGGTTATCCTGTGTGCTTTGATGCTACGCATTCAGTGCAAAAACCTGGAGGTTTAGGTTCTAAGTCTGGTGGGGATCGAGAATTTATTCCGATTCTAGCAAAAGCAGCATTGGCTGCGGGAGCCAATTGTTTATTTATTGAATCTCATCCAAATCCTTCTGAGGCTAAAAGTGATGCTGCTTCTGTAATGGATTTCAAAGATCTAGATCAATTATTGCCTCAATTTAAAGAACTCTATGAACTTATTCAGAAGCAAGGCAAGTAG
- the lptB gene encoding LPS export ABC transporter ATP-binding protein: protein MSLNAYSICLDVRNIVKKYNGKRVVNELSFQVLRGEIVGLLGPNGAGKTTAFYMTVGLIRPDHGKVYFQEVDVTHYPMHQRARMGMGYLAQEPSVFRSLTVEQNILCILESLPLSKQERKNKLEELLGELHLEHLAKKNAATLSGGERRRVEITRALVTNPSLLMLDEPFANIDPLSIQEVKHLVQILSQKGISILITDHNAREIFSVVHKSYLVQEGKVILEGVVDDLIQNEVAKKTYLGSDFRM, encoded by the coding sequence ATGAGCCTTAATGCTTATTCCATTTGTTTAGACGTTCGGAATATTGTTAAAAAATACAATGGAAAAAGGGTTGTTAATGAACTTTCATTTCAAGTTCTTCGAGGGGAAATTGTTGGATTATTAGGACCCAATGGAGCAGGTAAAACAACAGCCTTTTACATGACAGTTGGGTTGATTCGTCCTGATCACGGAAAGGTTTATTTTCAAGAAGTTGATGTTACTCATTATCCTATGCATCAACGTGCAAGAATGGGTATGGGGTATTTGGCTCAAGAACCTTCTGTCTTTCGAAGTCTAACTGTAGAGCAAAATATTTTATGCATTTTAGAAAGTTTACCTTTGTCAAAGCAAGAAAGAAAAAATAAATTAGAAGAGCTTTTGGGTGAACTACATCTTGAACATTTAGCAAAAAAAAATGCTGCTACTTTATCAGGAGGAGAAAGACGTCGAGTGGAGATTACAAGAGCTTTGGTGACGAATCCTTCTTTATTAATGTTAGACGAACCATTTGCAAATATCGATCCTTTATCTATTCAAGAAGTTAAACATTTAGTTCAAATTCTTTCTCAAAAAGGAATTAGTATTCTAATCACTGACCATAATGCGCGGGAAATTTTTTCTGTCGTGCATAAAAGTTATTTAGTTCAAGAAGGAAAAGTTATTTTAGAAGGTGTGGTAGATGATCTCATCCAAAATGAAGTTGCCAAAAAAACTTATTTAGGATCAGACTTTAGGATGTAG
- the ndk gene encoding nucleoside-diphosphate kinase, which translates to MTETTHPTLTQQKPTFASEQTLSIIKPDAVQNNYIGEIISRFEQAGLKIAAIKMTTLTKDQASKFYAIHKDRPFYNDLVNFMSSGPVVVMVLEGNQAIAKNRELMGATDPKKAEKGTLRADFAESMSRNAVHGSDSSETAEEEVLFFFKPDEITHR; encoded by the coding sequence ATTACCGAAACTACTCACCCAACTTTAACTCAACAAAAACCAACGTTTGCTTCGGAACAAACACTTTCTATTATCAAACCTGATGCGGTTCAAAATAACTATATTGGAGAAATTATTTCTCGTTTCGAACAAGCCGGATTAAAAATTGCTGCCATCAAAATGACTACGTTGACAAAAGATCAAGCAAGTAAATTCTACGCTATTCATAAGGATCGACCTTTCTACAATGATTTAGTTAATTTTATGTCCTCCGGTCCTGTTGTAGTGATGGTGCTCGAAGGCAACCAAGCAATCGCCAAAAATAGAGAACTCATGGGCGCTACAGATCCTAAAAAAGCTGAAAAAGGAACCCTGCGTGCTGATTTTGCAGAGTCTATGTCACGCAATGCTGTACATGGATCAGATAGCTCAGAAACTGCCGAAGAAGAAGTTTTATTTTTCTTTAAACCAGATGAAATAACTCACCGTTGA
- a CDS encoding anthranilate synthase component II — MLLFIDNFDSFTYNLVQYFQMLGSDVKVLRNQGLSLSDCLTLRPTHLVIGPGPGTPSEAGISQHLIRKMAGHLPILGICLGHQVLAEAYGGKVVKAAYPMHGKSSFIYHDSQGIFRNIPQSFKAIRYHSLIVKHDNLPHCLDISATTKEGEIMGLRHHFYDIESVQFHPESIMTEHGFSLLRNFLDKPLLTL; from the coding sequence GTGCTCCTTTTTATCGATAATTTTGATTCTTTTACTTATAATTTGGTCCAATACTTCCAAATGCTTGGATCTGATGTCAAAGTATTAAGAAATCAAGGTTTATCTCTTTCTGATTGCCTCACTCTGCGCCCCACTCACTTAGTGATTGGGCCAGGGCCAGGCACACCTTCAGAAGCCGGCATTTCTCAGCATTTAATTCGAAAAATGGCAGGCCATTTACCTATTTTAGGCATCTGTCTAGGACACCAAGTATTGGCAGAAGCTTACGGTGGAAAAGTTGTCAAAGCCGCTTATCCTATGCATGGTAAAAGTAGTTTCATCTACCATGACTCGCAAGGGATTTTTAGAAACATCCCTCAATCTTTTAAAGCCATACGTTATCATTCCTTAATTGTTAAACATGACAATTTACCACATTGTTTAGATATCTCAGCAACAACGAAAGAGGGGGAAATCATGGGTCTTCGACATCATTTTTATGATATTGAAAGCGTTCAATTTCATCCAGAATCTATCATGACAGAACATGGATTTTCTCTTTTAAGAAATTTTCTTGACAAGCCATTATTGACGTTATAA
- the ndk gene encoding nucleoside-diphosphate kinase, which yields MTLERTLSIIKPDAVGNNHIGEIIARFEKAGLRIVAAKMKQLDRKDAEGFYAVHKGRPFFEDLVGFMTTGPVMIMVLEGENAINKNREIMGATDPKKAAPGTIRADFAQTIDENAVHGSDAAETAKTEIEYFFKSQDVCARKR from the coding sequence ATGACGTTAGAACGTACTCTTTCTATCATTAAGCCTGACGCAGTAGGTAACAATCACATTGGCGAAATCATTGCTCGCTTTGAAAAAGCTGGTTTACGTATTGTTGCTGCAAAAATGAAACAATTAGATAGAAAAGATGCTGAAGGATTTTATGCTGTTCATAAAGGGCGCCCTTTCTTCGAAGATTTAGTTGGTTTTATGACAACGGGGCCTGTGATGATCATGGTCCTTGAAGGTGAAAATGCCATCAATAAAAACCGTGAAATTATGGGAGCAACAGATCCTAAAAAAGCTGCTCCTGGAACAATTCGTGCAGATTTTGCACAAACAATCGATGAAAATGCTGTTCACGGTTCTGATGCTGCGGAAACAGCAAAAACAGAAATTGAATACTTTTTTAAATCTCAAGACGTTTGCGCAAGAAAACGTTAA
- the pheT gene encoding phenylalanine--tRNA ligase subunit beta, whose product MRIPLSWLKEYIDLNLEPVEIAKILTMAGLEVDGYEEIGKGFSGVIVGDVLEVEKHPNADKLLIALVSDGKEIHQVVCGASNCRKGLKTAFAPVGASLIDEGKEFKIKKGKLRGIESNGMLCSAKELQISNEDDGIMELSEHLQAGTALNTLYSDTIFEISLTPNLGHCASIVGVARELSAATSHPLRYPHLVFKEEGNLINNSLTLDIEAKEACSRYTCRVIKNVKVGASPDWLKAKIEKSGLRSVNNIVDVTNYVLLEMGHPLHAFDYDLVKGKKIVVRMAQEGEIFETLDGKERILKDSHLVIADSEKPIAIAGVMGGRNSEVSEKTTNIILESAFFDPIFVRKTSKQLGLQTDASKRFERGTDPNQLISVLNRAAMLIQMVAGGIIEDSILDEQTKDFLELTIRCRLSRINQILGTTLSRGEVETIFQSLGFHYQWDGQDSFMVCVPTYRTDVKEEIDLIEEVARIYGYDHIPRNGGRYQTSKLPDAPIYLFEKEIQSYLIAEGLQEFITCDLIGPTLVNVVQNLSMPAEAIVKVLNPTSIEQSILRTSLLPGLLQVVKYNLDHQNHQINGFEIGRIHFKDGDQYQEQSVVGILLSGFSQPYHFEEKKREYDFYDLKGIIENLLKELGIEKPQFKNLDLKTFHSGRQASLFVDELEVGSFGEVHPSIQRRLDVSQRILFGEFNLHDLMQVATKLEKVKPLAIYPGSERDWTFTIKTSVPFAEIIKAIHEQKSDLLENVLLLDIYRSEKLTVGHQNMTLRFIYRDFSKTIAQEVVENEHQRLKTAVSQKFANDLKQ is encoded by the coding sequence ATGCGTATACCTTTATCTTGGCTTAAAGAATATATTGATTTGAATCTTGAACCTGTTGAAATAGCTAAAATTTTGACAATGGCTGGTCTAGAAGTAGATGGCTATGAAGAGATAGGAAAGGGATTTTCGGGAGTTATTGTGGGAGATGTTTTGGAAGTAGAAAAACATCCTAATGCTGATAAACTCCTTATTGCTTTGGTAAGTGATGGAAAAGAAATTCATCAAGTGGTTTGTGGAGCTTCTAATTGTCGAAAAGGATTAAAAACAGCATTTGCACCTGTTGGAGCTTCTCTGATTGATGAAGGGAAAGAGTTTAAAATAAAAAAAGGAAAGTTAAGAGGAATTGAATCAAACGGCATGCTTTGCTCGGCCAAAGAACTGCAGATATCAAATGAAGATGATGGAATTATGGAACTTTCAGAACATCTACAAGCAGGAACAGCATTAAATACGCTTTATTCGGATACCATTTTTGAAATTTCTTTAACGCCTAATTTGGGGCATTGTGCAAGTATTGTTGGTGTAGCTCGGGAGTTATCTGCAGCGACAAGCCATCCTCTTCGTTATCCTCATTTGGTTTTTAAAGAAGAGGGAAATCTTATTAATAACAGTCTTACACTTGATATTGAAGCGAAAGAAGCTTGTTCAAGGTACACTTGCCGGGTGATTAAAAATGTGAAAGTAGGTGCTTCTCCAGATTGGTTAAAAGCAAAAATCGAAAAGAGTGGTCTTCGCAGTGTAAATAATATTGTTGATGTAACTAATTATGTATTGTTAGAAATGGGGCATCCTTTGCATGCCTTTGATTACGATCTTGTCAAAGGAAAAAAAATTGTTGTTAGAATGGCTCAAGAAGGAGAAATTTTTGAGACTTTGGATGGGAAAGAGCGAATTTTAAAAGATTCTCACCTAGTGATTGCTGATTCAGAAAAGCCCATAGCTATTGCTGGCGTGATGGGAGGGCGCAATAGCGAAGTGAGCGAGAAAACAACCAATATTATTTTAGAATCTGCTTTTTTTGATCCTATTTTTGTGCGAAAAACAAGCAAACAATTAGGATTGCAAACAGATGCTTCTAAGCGATTTGAAAGGGGCACTGACCCAAACCAACTGATTTCGGTTCTTAATCGCGCAGCTATGTTAATTCAAATGGTGGCTGGAGGGATAATTGAAGATTCTATTTTAGATGAGCAAACGAAAGACTTTCTAGAATTGACAATTCGATGCAGACTATCTCGAATAAATCAGATATTGGGGACAACGCTTAGTCGAGGAGAAGTTGAAACTATTTTTCAAAGTTTAGGATTCCATTATCAATGGGATGGACAAGATAGTTTTATGGTATGCGTGCCTACTTACCGGACTGACGTTAAAGAAGAAATTGACCTCATTGAAGAAGTTGCTCGCATCTATGGCTACGATCACATTCCAAGAAATGGTGGTCGTTATCAAACGTCCAAATTACCTGATGCACCGATTTATCTATTCGAAAAAGAAATTCAATCATATTTGATTGCAGAAGGGTTACAGGAATTTATCACATGTGATTTGATTGGGCCAACTTTGGTCAATGTTGTGCAAAACCTTTCTATGCCTGCAGAAGCAATTGTCAAAGTTCTAAATCCTACGTCGATAGAACAATCGATTTTGAGAACATCTTTATTACCCGGACTTTTACAAGTTGTCAAATACAATTTGGATCATCAAAACCATCAAATCAATGGATTCGAAATTGGGCGGATCCATTTTAAAGACGGCGATCAATATCAAGAACAATCTGTTGTTGGAATTCTTTTATCAGGCTTTTCTCAACCCTACCATTTTGAAGAGAAAAAACGAGAGTATGATTTTTATGATTTGAAAGGAATTATAGAAAACCTTTTGAAAGAACTAGGAATTGAAAAACCGCAATTTAAAAATTTAGATCTTAAAACTTTTCATTCTGGGCGGCAGGCTTCTTTGTTTGTAGATGAACTTGAGGTAGGTTCTTTTGGAGAAGTTCATCCTAGTATTCAAAGGCGTTTAGATGTTTCTCAGCGTATCTTATTTGGAGAGTTTAATTTACATGACTTAATGCAAGTGGCAACTAAACTTGAAAAAGTCAAACCTTTAGCTATTTATCCTGGTTCTGAACGCGATTGGACTTTCACAATCAAGACGTCTGTACCTTTTGCTGAAATTATCAAGGCTATTCATGAGCAAAAATCTGATCTATTAGAAAATGTATTGTTATTAGATATTTACCGAAGTGAAAAACTGACAGTTGGTCATCAAAATATGACTCTGCGATTTATTTATCGGGATTTTTCTAAAACAATTGCACAAGAAGTTGTAGAAAATGAGCATCAACGATTAAAAACAGCAGTTTCTCAAAAGTTTGCTAATGATCTTAAACAATAA
- a CDS encoding toxin-antitoxin system YwqK family antitoxin, producing the protein MKNSFFLSSTLLCLLVSTSCQTHRHPEDVVYETYVHRYGVELPAEDWSSRGQHGQVLSTRRDGVVVTKTYESGILHGEVTYTFPHRECIEKKEVYDQGNLIQETYYYASGMPKQQIDYRSADQYSVISWYEGGAPQSKEEFNEQGLVKADYYNLANQIESSVQDGFGKRIVRDSYGLLHSVDQIQDGQMTMRTTYHPNGAPAAYTPYVNGVIQGERKTYTMSGEPISIEQWKNNCQHGNTIVFENGEKYADLPYVEGRPHGIEYRYRNGNQVVQKRTWVNGRKHGPCYNYVGTTTQTDWYFKDRPVNKPTYDMLSNQ; encoded by the coding sequence ATGAAGAATTCATTTTTCTTATCTTCTACTTTGTTATGTCTATTAGTTTCTACCTCTTGTCAAACTCATCGTCATCCTGAAGATGTCGTTTATGAAACATATGTTCATCGCTACGGAGTAGAATTGCCGGCTGAAGACTGGTCTTCTCGTGGACAACATGGCCAAGTCTTATCTACACGACGTGATGGTGTGGTCGTTACAAAAACCTATGAATCAGGGATATTGCATGGAGAAGTAACTTATACATTCCCTCATCGTGAATGCATTGAAAAAAAAGAAGTTTATGATCAGGGGAATTTAATTCAAGAAACTTACTATTATGCGAGTGGAATGCCAAAACAACAAATAGATTATCGATCAGCCGATCAATATTCTGTCATTTCTTGGTATGAAGGAGGAGCGCCTCAGTCCAAAGAGGAGTTTAACGAGCAAGGATTAGTTAAGGCCGATTATTATAACTTAGCCAACCAAATAGAATCTTCTGTGCAAGATGGGTTTGGTAAGCGAATAGTGCGGGATAGCTATGGACTCCTTCACTCAGTGGACCAAATCCAAGATGGGCAAATGACAATGCGAACAACCTATCATCCCAACGGAGCTCCTGCAGCTTATACTCCTTATGTAAATGGTGTCATTCAAGGAGAAAGAAAGACTTATACCATGTCTGGGGAACCAATTTCGATTGAACAATGGAAAAATAATTGCCAACATGGAAATACCATTGTTTTTGAAAATGGAGAAAAATATGCAGATCTTCCTTATGTGGAAGGGCGTCCACATGGTATTGAATATCGATATCGCAATGGGAATCAAGTTGTTCAAAAAAGAACCTGGGTTAACGGAAGAAAACATGGCCCTTGTTATAATTATGTAGGAACAACGACTCAAACAGATTGGTATTTTAAAGACCGTCCAGTGAATAAACCTACTTATGATATGTTATCCAATCAATAG
- a CDS encoding 2Fe-2S iron-sulfur cluster-binding protein, with protein MPSLISLRNKKIYHIKQGLELLKAYQLNCSLPFRFGCTKGLCAVCAIKVVKGMENLSKKTQEETATLTTKRLDANYRLACQCAIFGEVVID; from the coding sequence ATGCCATCTTTAATCAGTCTACGAAATAAAAAAATATATCATATTAAACAAGGATTAGAGTTATTAAAAGCTTATCAATTGAATTGTTCTCTTCCTTTCCGTTTTGGTTGTACCAAAGGGCTATGTGCTGTTTGCGCCATTAAAGTAGTTAAAGGAATGGAAAATCTTTCGAAAAAGACTCAAGAAGAAACAGCCACTTTAACAACTAAACGGTTGGACGCCAACTATCGTTTAGCTTGTCAATGTGCAATTTTTGGAGAGGTTGTCATTGATTAA